One part of the Eptesicus fuscus isolate TK198812 chromosome 20, DD_ASM_mEF_20220401, whole genome shotgun sequence genome encodes these proteins:
- the TSPOAP1 gene encoding peripheral-type benzodiazepine receptor-associated protein 1 isoform X3, protein MEQLTPLLRPGDPGAMEPWAQPAWQSWIPGQEGEPGGAAPSIADTPAALQVGELRPLESSEPEGAWSPGPVGDIDPEGTETGLPSLGQQAASSGPRCPRLEDEEVEALQEGKLSMGFGDRPSLELLRALRELRQHCAILKEENQRLRKSSFPETEEKVRRLKRKNAELAVIAKRLEERARKLQETNLKVEGPQWLHLRDFDRLLRESQREVLRLQRQIALRNQQEPPPPLRPRGPTVRVKAGAPTPRAPGEATPQEDVENPPVGLGEPEKQQRVQQLESELSKKRKKCQSLEQEARKKQRRCEELELQLREAQNENARLVDENSRLSGRATEKDQVEWENAELRDQLLGVTQERDLALRKSQGLQSKLESLEQVLKHMREVAQRRQQLEVEHEQAQLSLQEKQEEVRRLQQAQAEAKREHEGAMQLLESTLDSMQVRVRELEEQCRSQTERFSLLAQELQAFRLHPGPLDLLTSALGCSTLGDRPPPPCCCSNPQPCRGSGPKDADLLPGSPGRCTPKSSESAPATLAGVPRRTAKKAESLSNSSHSESIHNSPKSCPTPEVDTASEVEELEADTVSLLPAAPEGSRGGARIQVFLARYSYNPFEGPNENPEAELPLTAGEYIYIYGNMDEDGFFEGELMDGRRGLVPSNFVERVSDDDLLTSLPSELADLSHSSGPELSFLSGGGGGSSSGGQSVGGRSQPRSEEEPAGDELSLSPTPEGLGEPPAVPYPRHLAVLKQLAHSVVLAWEPPPERVELHGYQICVNGELRQALGPGAPPKAVLENLDLRAGPLRVSVQALTSRGSSDPLRCCLALGARAGVVPSQLRVHRVTATSAEITWVPGNSNLAHAIYLNGEECPPARPSTYWATFCNLRPGTLYQARVEAQLLPGGSCEPGWERPEQRTATLQFTTLPAGPPDAPLDVQIEPGPSPGILIISWLPVTIDAAGTSNGVRVTGYAIYADGQKIMEVASPTAGSVLVELSQLQLLQVCSEVAVRTMSPHGESADSIPAPVAPALAVACPPARVSCPSPRPGSEARPPLAPASPAPGDPSSPLRCPEPHGTREPHGVPAASPPRETRGSQEEPTAPCSQEEAGAAVLGTSDDRRAREPAVGERAPGPAASSLAQDKAEWTAGEACLAPCSTEGAPAPKVPSAEASLGGDAGAGLRPRAEKEDMAELGVRLVNSLGDHGRNSDLSDIQEEEEEEEEEELDSRACSFQKQVAGISIRENGPKPQPEPFSETDSDEEILEQILELPLQQFCSKKLFSIPEEEEEEEEEEEEEEEKPGAGSSSRDRSPPEPALLELGGDSSRPQGPGPCPLSPEPSSAGDHLEDMPGLVGGSSWGRGSGSIEKPPNCRRSPDPREHCSRLLSNGGTQAAGRPGPTRERGGPPVGEGARGGPEAGGRGRPAPSQRHPHGRTPESVLASCLSPKCLEISIEYDSEDEQEAGGGGVSITSSCYLRDGEAWGTAPIGRSRGALKANSGPNPYPRLPAWERGEPERRGCSATGRAKEPASRATEIGEPRGQDRSGQRGPLRRGARAPRPDTTELAPPRSPPEEVLAYQDLPVRVFVALFDYDPVSMSPNPDAGEEELPFREGQILKVFGDKDADGFYRGEGGGRTGYIPCNMVAEVAVDTPAGRQQLFQQGYLSPDVLVEGSGMTSFVSSTARTTGPPPKPRRSKKAESEGPVQPCAGPPKLVSSASLRAPRSMVAAFDYNPRESSPNMDVEAELPFRAGDIITVFGGMDDDGFYYGELNGQRGLVPSNFLEGPGPEAGSSHREPGTPPTKSQRTRKRRVQC, encoded by the exons ATGGAGCAACTGACACCCCTCCTACGGCCGGGGGACCCCGGAGCTATGGAGCCATGGGCACAGCCTGCCTGGCAGAGCTGGATTCCAGGACAGGAGGGCGAACCTGGAGGGGCAGCCCCAAGCATTGCCGATACTCCGGCAGCTCTGCAGGTTGGAGAACTGAGGCCTTTGGAGAGCTCTGAGCCCGAGGGAGCCTGGAGCCCTGGGCCTGTGGGGGACATTGACCCTGAAGGTACAGAAACTGGGCTGCCCAGCTTGGGGCAGCAAGCAGCGAGCTCCGGACCCCGCTGCCCAAGGCTGGAGGACGAGGAGGTGGAGGCTCTCCAGGAG GGCAAGCTGAGCATGGGCTTCGGGGACAGGCCCAGTCTGGAGCTGCTGAGGGCCCTGCGGGAGCTGCGGCAGCACTGTGCCATCCTCAAAGAGGAAAACCAGAGGCTG AGGAAGAGCAGCTTTCCAGAGACGGAGGAGAAGGTGCGGAGGCTGAAGCGAAAGAACGCCGAGCTGGCGGTCATTGCCAAGCGCCTGGAGGAGAGGGCCCGGAAGCTGCAGGAGACTAACCTGAAGGTG GAGGGCCCCCAGTGGCTCCACTTGAGGGACTTCGACCGACTGCTTCGCGAGTCCCAGCGGGAGGTGCTGCGGCTGCAGAGGCAGATCGCCCTGCGCAACCAGCAGGAGCCGCCCCCGCCGCTCCGGCCCCGGGGCCCCACTGTCCGGGTCAAAGCAGGAGcgcccacccccagggccccgGGAGAG GCTACTCCCCAGGAGGATGTGGAAAACCCACCCGTGGGCCTAGGGGAGCCAGAGAAACAGCAGAGGGTGCAGCAGCTG GAGTCAGAGCTTAGCAAGAAGCGGAAGAAATGCCAGAGCCTGGAGCAGGAAGCCCGAAAAAAGCAGAGGCGATGTGAGGAGCTG GAATTGCAGCTGAGAGAAGCCCAGAATGAGAATGCCCGCCTCGTGGATGAGAACTCCCGGCTCAGTGGGAGAGCCACGGAGAAGGACCAG GTGGAGTGGGAGAATGCAGAGCTGAGGGACCAGCTCCTGGGGGTGACACAGGAGAGGGACTTGGCCCTTCGCAAGAGCCAGGGCCTGCAGAGCAAGCTGGAGAGCCTGGAGCAGGTGCTGAAG CACATGAGGGAGGTGgcccagcggcggcagcagctggaggtGGAACATGAGCAGGCTCAGCTCAGCCttcaggagaagcaggaggaggtccggaggctgcagcag GCCCAGGCAGAAGCTAAGAGGGAACATGAAGGGGCCATGCAGCTGCTGGAG TCTACCCTGGATTCCATGCAG GTCCGGGTTCGAGAGCTCGAGGAGCAGTGCCGCAGCCAAACAGAACGCTTCAGCCTCTTGGCACAGGAACTCCAGGCCTTCCGCCTGCACCCTGGCCCCTTGGATCTGCTCACCTCAGCCCTGGGCTGCAGTACCCTTGGGGATCGCCCACCACCCCCCTGCTGCTGCTCCAACCCCCAGCCCTGCCGGGGATCCGGCCCCAAAG ACGCTGACCTCCTGCCGGGCTCCCCAGGACGCTGCACCCCAAAGTCTTCTGAGTCTGCCCCTGCCACCCTTGCCGGGGTCCCTCGAAGGACAGCCAAGAAGGCAGAGTCTCTCTCCAACTCCTCTCACTCTGAGTCCATCCACAACAGCCCAAAGTCATGCCCTACGCCTGAG GTGGACACAGCCAGTGAggtggaggagctggaggcagacaccgtctccctgctcccagcagctcccgagggcagccggggaggagccaggaTCCAGGTCTTCCTAGCACGCTATAG CTACAACCCATTCGAAGGCCCCAATGAGAATCCAGAGGCAGAACTTCCGCTTACTGCTGGCGAGTATATCTACATCTATGGCAACATGGATGAGGATGGCTTTTTTGAAG GGGAGCTCATGGATGGCCGAAGGGGCCTGGTTCCTTCCAATTTTGTAGAGCGTGTGTCCGACGACGACCTCCTGACCTCCCTCCCTTCGGAGCTGGCCGATTTGTCCCACAGTTCAGGCCCTGAACTCAGTTTCCTGAGCGGTGGTGGAGGTGGCAGCAGTAGCGGGGGCCAGAGTGTCGGGGGACGCAGCCAGCCCAGATCAGAGGAGGAGCCTGCGGGGGATGAGCTCAGTCTGAGCCCCACACCCGAAGGCCTGGGCGAGCCCCCTGCTGTGCCTTACCCCCGCCATCTGGCTGTCCTCAAGCAGCTGGCCCACAGCGTGGTGCTGGCCTGGGAGCCGCCTCCTGAGCGAGTGGAGCTGCATGGCTATCAGATCTGCGTGAATGGGGAGCTGCGTCAGGCCCTGGGACCTGGGGCACCCCCCAAGGCTGTGCTTGAAAACCTGGACCTGCGGGCCGGGCCGCTCCGTGTCTCTGTGCAGGCCCTGACCAGCCGGGGCAGCTCTGACCCTCTGCGCTGTTGCTTGGCCCTGGGTGCCAGGGCCGGGGTGGTACCTAGCCAGCTGCGAGTCCATCGAGTGACAGCCACTTCTGCTGAGATCACCTGGGTGCCCGGCAATAGCAACTTGGCTCATGCCATCTACCTCAATGGGGAAGAatgcccccctgcccgccccagcACCTACTGGGCCACCTTCTGCAACCTGCGGCCTGGTACGCTCTATCAGGCCCGAGTGGAGGCTCAGCTCCTACCTGGAGGATCCTGTGaaccaggctgggagaggccggAGCAGCGGACTGCCACCCTGCAGTTCACGACACTCCCAGCAG GCCCACCCGATGCCCCCCTGGATGTGCAGATTGAGCCAGGGCCCTCTCCTGGAATCTTGATCATCAGCTGGCTCCCCGTAACAATAGATGCCGCTGGGACCTCCAATGGCGTCCGGGTCACAGGCTATGCCATTTATGCGGATGGGCAGAAG ATCATGGAGGTGGCCTCACCCACAGCGGGCAGCGTGCTGGTGGAGTTGTCccagctgcagctgctgcaggTGTGCAGCGAGGTGGCCGTGCGCACCATGTCGCCCCATGGCGAGTCGGCCGACTCCATTCCGGCTCCCGTTGCCCCGGCCCTGGCTGTGGCCTGCCCGCCAGCCAGGGTCTCCTGCCCCTCACCACGGCCAGGCTCAGAGGCCAGGCCGCCCCTtgctccagcctccccagctcctGGAGACCCCAGCTCTCCCCTCCGATGCCCCGAGCCCCATGGAACTAGAGAGCCCCATGGAGTTCCCGCAGCGAGCCCTCCCAGAGAGACAAGAGGATCCCAAGAGGAGCCCACAGCACCTTGCTCCCAG gaggaggctggggcagcTGTGCTGGGCACCTCAGATGACAGGAGGGCCAGAGAGCCAGCCGTGGGTGAGAGAGCTCCTGGCCCTGCAGCTTCCTCACTGGCCCAGGACAAGGCTGAGTGGACCGCGGGAGaggcctgcctggcaccctgctcCACGGAGGGGGCCCCGGCCCCGAAGGTGCCCTCTGCTGAGGCCAGCCTCGGAGGAGAcgcaggggctgggctgaggcccagggctgAG AAGGAGGACATGGCAGAGCTCGGGGTGCGTCTAGTGAACTCCCTTGGGGACCATGGCCGAAACTCAGATCTGTCAGACAtccaagaggaggaggaagaagaggaggaagaggagctggaTTCCAGGGCTTGTTCTTTCCAGAAGCAGGTTGCTGGCATCAGCATCAGGGAGAATGGGCCCAAG ccccagcccgagCCCTTCTCTGAGACTGACAGTGACGAGGAGATCTTGGAGCAGATCCTGGAGCTGCCCCTCCAGCAGTTCTGCAGCAAGAAGCTTTTTAGCatcccggaggaggaggaggaggaggaggaggaggaggaggaggaggaggagaagcctggGGCAGGCTCTTCTTCCCGAGACCGCAGCCCGCCGGAGCCCGCATTGCTGGAGCTGGGTGGTGACAGCAGTCGTCCTCAAGGACCTGGACCATGTCCCTTGTCTCCTGAGCCCTCCAGTGCCGGGGACCACCTGGAGGACATGCCAGGGCTAGTTGGTGGAAGCAGCTGGGGGAGAGGAAGTGGCTCTATCGAGAAGCCCCCAAACTGCAGGCGGTCCCCAGATCCCCGAGAACACTGCAGCCGCCTTCTCAGCAACggcgggacccaggctgctggacGACCCGGCCCCACACGGGAGAGGGGTGGCCCACCTGTGGGCGAGGGCGCTAGGGGCGGACCAGAGGCTGGTGGGAGAGGGCGGCCAGCCCCTTCCCAGAGGCACCCTCATGGCCGGACGCCAGAATCTGTCCTGGCCAGCTGCCTCTCCCCCAAGTGCTTGGAAATCAGCATCGAATATGATTCTGAggatgagcaggaggcaggcGGCGGGGGTGTCAGCATCACCAGCTCCTGCTACCTCAGAGACGGGGAGGCCTGGGGCACGGCACCCATAGGAAGGTCCAGGGGAGCTCTGAAGGCCAATTCAGGCCCCAACCCCTACCCACGCCTCCCGGCCTGGGAGAGAGGGGAGCCAGAGCGGAGAGGCTGCAGTGCGACTGGCAGAGCCAAGGAGCCAGCCTCCCGG GCAACAGAGATTGGAGAGCCCAGAGGGCAGGACAGGTCTGGGCAGAGGGGCCCCCTTCGGAGAGGGGCCCGAGCCCCCAGGCCAGACACCACGGAGCTGG cccctccgaGGAGCCCCCCAGAAGAAGTGCTGGCTTACCAGGACCTGCCTGTCAGGGTCTTTGTGGCTCTGTTTGACTATGACCCTGTGTCAATGTCACCCAACCCGGATGCTGGGGAAGAGGAGCTCCCCTTCCGGGAGGGCCAGATCCTGAAG GTGTTTGGGGACAAGGATGCTGATGGCTTCTACCGGGGTGAAGGTGGAGGCCGGACGGGCTACATCCCCTGCAACATGGTGGCTGAGGTGGCTGTGGACACTCCTGCGGGGAGACAGCAGCTGTTTCAGCAGGGTTATTTGTCCCCAGATGTTCTCGTTGAGGGCTCAGGTATGACCT CATTTGTGT CCTCCACAGCCCGAACAACTGGGCCTCCCCCCAAGCCCCGCCGCTCCAAGAAAG ctgagtcagaagGTCCTGTGCAGCCCTGTGCAG
- the TSPOAP1 gene encoding peripheral-type benzodiazepine receptor-associated protein 1 isoform X2, with the protein MEQLTPLLRPGDPGAMEPWAQPAWQSWIPGQEGEPGGAAPSIADTPAALQVGELRPLESSEPEGAWSPGPVGDIDPEGTETGLPSLGQQAASSGPRCPRLEDEEVEALQEGKLSMGFGDRPSLELLRALRELRQHCAILKEENQRLRKSSFPETEEKVRRLKRKNAELAVIAKRLEERARKLQETNLKVVSAPVPRPGPSLELCRKALARQRTQDLSETASALLAKDKQIAALQRECRELQARLTLAGKEGPQWLHLRDFDRLLRESQREVLRLQRQIALRNQQEPPPPLRPRGPTVRVKAGAPTPRAPGEATPQEDVENPPVGLGEPEKQQRVQQLESELSKKRKKCQSLEQEARKKQRRCEELELQLREAQNENARLVDENSRLSGRATEKDQVEWENAELRDQLLGVTQERDLALRKSQGLQSKLESLEQVLKHMREVAQRRQQLEVEHEQAQLSLQEKQEEVRRLQQAQAEAKREHEGAMQLLESTLDSMQVRVRELEEQCRSQTERFSLLAQELQAFRLHPGPLDLLTSALGCSTLGDRPPPPCCCSNPQPCRGSGPKDADLLPGSPGRCTPKSSESAPATLAGVPRRTAKKAESLSNSSHSESIHNSPKSCPTPEVDTASEVEELEADTVSLLPAAPEGSRGGARIQVFLARYSYNPFEGPNENPEAELPLTAGEYIYIYGNMDEDGFFEGELMDGRRGLVPSNFVERVSDDDLLTSLPSELADLSHSSGPELSFLSGGGGGSSSGGQSVGGRSQPRSEEEPAGDELSLSPTPEGLGEPPAVPYPRHLAVLKQLAHSVVLAWEPPPERVELHGYQICVNGELRQALGPGAPPKAVLENLDLRAGPLRVSVQALTSRGSSDPLRCCLALGARAGVVPSQLRVHRVTATSAEITWVPGNSNLAHAIYLNGEECPPARPSTYWATFCNLRPGTLYQARVEAQLLPGGSCEPGWERPEQRTATLQFTTLPAGPPDAPLDVQIEPGPSPGILIISWLPVTIDAAGTSNGVRVTGYAIYADGQKIMEVASPTAGSVLVELSQLQLLQVCSEVAVRTMSPHGESADSIPAPVAPALAVACPPARVSCPSPRPGSEARPPLAPASPAPGDPSSPLRCPEPHGTREPHGVPAASPPRETRGSQEEPTAPCSQEEAGAAVLGTSDDRRAREPAVGERAPGPAASSLAQDKAEWTAGEACLAPCSTEGAPAPKVPSAEASLGGDAGAGLRPRAEKEDMAELGVRLVNSLGDHGRNSDLSDIQEEEEEEEEEELDSRACSFQKQVAGISIRENGPKPQPEPFSETDSDEEILEQILELPLQQFCSKKLFSIPEEEEEEEEEEEEEEEKPGAGSSSRDRSPPEPALLELGGDSSRPQGPGPCPLSPEPSSAGDHLEDMPGLVGGSSWGRGSGSIEKPPNCRRSPDPREHCSRLLSNGGTQAAGRPGPTRERGGPPVGEGARGGPEAGGRGRPAPSQRHPHGRTPESVLASCLSPKCLEISIEYDSEDEQEAGGGGVSITSSCYLRDGEAWGTAPIGRSRGALKANSGPNPYPRLPAWERGEPERRGCSATGRAKEPASRATEIGEPRGQDRSGQRGPLRRGARAPRPDTTELAPPRSPPEEVLAYQDLPVRVFVALFDYDPVSMSPNPDAGEEELPFREGQILKVFGDKDADGFYRGEGGGRTGYIPCNMVAEVAVDTPAGRQQLFQQGYLSPDVLVEGSARTTGPPPKPRRSKKAESEGPVQPCAGPPKLVSSASLRAPRSMVAAFDYNPRESSPNMDVEAELPFRAGDIITVFGGMDDDGFYYGELNGQRGLVPSNFLEGPGPEAGSSHREPGTPPTKSQRTRKRRVQC; encoded by the exons ATGGAGCAACTGACACCCCTCCTACGGCCGGGGGACCCCGGAGCTATGGAGCCATGGGCACAGCCTGCCTGGCAGAGCTGGATTCCAGGACAGGAGGGCGAACCTGGAGGGGCAGCCCCAAGCATTGCCGATACTCCGGCAGCTCTGCAGGTTGGAGAACTGAGGCCTTTGGAGAGCTCTGAGCCCGAGGGAGCCTGGAGCCCTGGGCCTGTGGGGGACATTGACCCTGAAGGTACAGAAACTGGGCTGCCCAGCTTGGGGCAGCAAGCAGCGAGCTCCGGACCCCGCTGCCCAAGGCTGGAGGACGAGGAGGTGGAGGCTCTCCAGGAG GGCAAGCTGAGCATGGGCTTCGGGGACAGGCCCAGTCTGGAGCTGCTGAGGGCCCTGCGGGAGCTGCGGCAGCACTGTGCCATCCTCAAAGAGGAAAACCAGAGGCTG AGGAAGAGCAGCTTTCCAGAGACGGAGGAGAAGGTGCGGAGGCTGAAGCGAAAGAACGCCGAGCTGGCGGTCATTGCCAAGCGCCTGGAGGAGAGGGCCCGGAAGCTGCAGGAGACTAACCTGAAGGTG GTGAGTGCCCCTGTGCCCCGTCCAGGGCCCAGTTTGGAGTTGTGCCGAAAGGCCCTGGCCCGCCAGCGAACCCAGGACCTCAGTGAGACAGCCAGCGCCCTGCTGGCCAAGGACAAGCAGATTGCTGCTTTGCAGCGGGAGTGCAGGGAGCTGCAGGCCAGACTCACCCTGGCGGGCAAG GAGGGCCCCCAGTGGCTCCACTTGAGGGACTTCGACCGACTGCTTCGCGAGTCCCAGCGGGAGGTGCTGCGGCTGCAGAGGCAGATCGCCCTGCGCAACCAGCAGGAGCCGCCCCCGCCGCTCCGGCCCCGGGGCCCCACTGTCCGGGTCAAAGCAGGAGcgcccacccccagggccccgGGAGAG GCTACTCCCCAGGAGGATGTGGAAAACCCACCCGTGGGCCTAGGGGAGCCAGAGAAACAGCAGAGGGTGCAGCAGCTG GAGTCAGAGCTTAGCAAGAAGCGGAAGAAATGCCAGAGCCTGGAGCAGGAAGCCCGAAAAAAGCAGAGGCGATGTGAGGAGCTG GAATTGCAGCTGAGAGAAGCCCAGAATGAGAATGCCCGCCTCGTGGATGAGAACTCCCGGCTCAGTGGGAGAGCCACGGAGAAGGACCAG GTGGAGTGGGAGAATGCAGAGCTGAGGGACCAGCTCCTGGGGGTGACACAGGAGAGGGACTTGGCCCTTCGCAAGAGCCAGGGCCTGCAGAGCAAGCTGGAGAGCCTGGAGCAGGTGCTGAAG CACATGAGGGAGGTGgcccagcggcggcagcagctggaggtGGAACATGAGCAGGCTCAGCTCAGCCttcaggagaagcaggaggaggtccggaggctgcagcag GCCCAGGCAGAAGCTAAGAGGGAACATGAAGGGGCCATGCAGCTGCTGGAG TCTACCCTGGATTCCATGCAG GTCCGGGTTCGAGAGCTCGAGGAGCAGTGCCGCAGCCAAACAGAACGCTTCAGCCTCTTGGCACAGGAACTCCAGGCCTTCCGCCTGCACCCTGGCCCCTTGGATCTGCTCACCTCAGCCCTGGGCTGCAGTACCCTTGGGGATCGCCCACCACCCCCCTGCTGCTGCTCCAACCCCCAGCCCTGCCGGGGATCCGGCCCCAAAG ACGCTGACCTCCTGCCGGGCTCCCCAGGACGCTGCACCCCAAAGTCTTCTGAGTCTGCCCCTGCCACCCTTGCCGGGGTCCCTCGAAGGACAGCCAAGAAGGCAGAGTCTCTCTCCAACTCCTCTCACTCTGAGTCCATCCACAACAGCCCAAAGTCATGCCCTACGCCTGAG GTGGACACAGCCAGTGAggtggaggagctggaggcagacaccgtctccctgctcccagcagctcccgagggcagccggggaggagccaggaTCCAGGTCTTCCTAGCACGCTATAG CTACAACCCATTCGAAGGCCCCAATGAGAATCCAGAGGCAGAACTTCCGCTTACTGCTGGCGAGTATATCTACATCTATGGCAACATGGATGAGGATGGCTTTTTTGAAG GGGAGCTCATGGATGGCCGAAGGGGCCTGGTTCCTTCCAATTTTGTAGAGCGTGTGTCCGACGACGACCTCCTGACCTCCCTCCCTTCGGAGCTGGCCGATTTGTCCCACAGTTCAGGCCCTGAACTCAGTTTCCTGAGCGGTGGTGGAGGTGGCAGCAGTAGCGGGGGCCAGAGTGTCGGGGGACGCAGCCAGCCCAGATCAGAGGAGGAGCCTGCGGGGGATGAGCTCAGTCTGAGCCCCACACCCGAAGGCCTGGGCGAGCCCCCTGCTGTGCCTTACCCCCGCCATCTGGCTGTCCTCAAGCAGCTGGCCCACAGCGTGGTGCTGGCCTGGGAGCCGCCTCCTGAGCGAGTGGAGCTGCATGGCTATCAGATCTGCGTGAATGGGGAGCTGCGTCAGGCCCTGGGACCTGGGGCACCCCCCAAGGCTGTGCTTGAAAACCTGGACCTGCGGGCCGGGCCGCTCCGTGTCTCTGTGCAGGCCCTGACCAGCCGGGGCAGCTCTGACCCTCTGCGCTGTTGCTTGGCCCTGGGTGCCAGGGCCGGGGTGGTACCTAGCCAGCTGCGAGTCCATCGAGTGACAGCCACTTCTGCTGAGATCACCTGGGTGCCCGGCAATAGCAACTTGGCTCATGCCATCTACCTCAATGGGGAAGAatgcccccctgcccgccccagcACCTACTGGGCCACCTTCTGCAACCTGCGGCCTGGTACGCTCTATCAGGCCCGAGTGGAGGCTCAGCTCCTACCTGGAGGATCCTGTGaaccaggctgggagaggccggAGCAGCGGACTGCCACCCTGCAGTTCACGACACTCCCAGCAG GCCCACCCGATGCCCCCCTGGATGTGCAGATTGAGCCAGGGCCCTCTCCTGGAATCTTGATCATCAGCTGGCTCCCCGTAACAATAGATGCCGCTGGGACCTCCAATGGCGTCCGGGTCACAGGCTATGCCATTTATGCGGATGGGCAGAAG ATCATGGAGGTGGCCTCACCCACAGCGGGCAGCGTGCTGGTGGAGTTGTCccagctgcagctgctgcaggTGTGCAGCGAGGTGGCCGTGCGCACCATGTCGCCCCATGGCGAGTCGGCCGACTCCATTCCGGCTCCCGTTGCCCCGGCCCTGGCTGTGGCCTGCCCGCCAGCCAGGGTCTCCTGCCCCTCACCACGGCCAGGCTCAGAGGCCAGGCCGCCCCTtgctccagcctccccagctcctGGAGACCCCAGCTCTCCCCTCCGATGCCCCGAGCCCCATGGAACTAGAGAGCCCCATGGAGTTCCCGCAGCGAGCCCTCCCAGAGAGACAAGAGGATCCCAAGAGGAGCCCACAGCACCTTGCTCCCAG gaggaggctggggcagcTGTGCTGGGCACCTCAGATGACAGGAGGGCCAGAGAGCCAGCCGTGGGTGAGAGAGCTCCTGGCCCTGCAGCTTCCTCACTGGCCCAGGACAAGGCTGAGTGGACCGCGGGAGaggcctgcctggcaccctgctcCACGGAGGGGGCCCCGGCCCCGAAGGTGCCCTCTGCTGAGGCCAGCCTCGGAGGAGAcgcaggggctgggctgaggcccagggctgAG AAGGAGGACATGGCAGAGCTCGGGGTGCGTCTAGTGAACTCCCTTGGGGACCATGGCCGAAACTCAGATCTGTCAGACAtccaagaggaggaggaagaagaggaggaagaggagctggaTTCCAGGGCTTGTTCTTTCCAGAAGCAGGTTGCTGGCATCAGCATCAGGGAGAATGGGCCCAAG ccccagcccgagCCCTTCTCTGAGACTGACAGTGACGAGGAGATCTTGGAGCAGATCCTGGAGCTGCCCCTCCAGCAGTTCTGCAGCAAGAAGCTTTTTAGCatcccggaggaggaggaggaggaggaggaggaggaggaggaggaggaggagaagcctggGGCAGGCTCTTCTTCCCGAGACCGCAGCCCGCCGGAGCCCGCATTGCTGGAGCTGGGTGGTGACAGCAGTCGTCCTCAAGGACCTGGACCATGTCCCTTGTCTCCTGAGCCCTCCAGTGCCGGGGACCACCTGGAGGACATGCCAGGGCTAGTTGGTGGAAGCAGCTGGGGGAGAGGAAGTGGCTCTATCGAGAAGCCCCCAAACTGCAGGCGGTCCCCAGATCCCCGAGAACACTGCAGCCGCCTTCTCAGCAACggcgggacccaggctgctggacGACCCGGCCCCACACGGGAGAGGGGTGGCCCACCTGTGGGCGAGGGCGCTAGGGGCGGACCAGAGGCTGGTGGGAGAGGGCGGCCAGCCCCTTCCCAGAGGCACCCTCATGGCCGGACGCCAGAATCTGTCCTGGCCAGCTGCCTCTCCCCCAAGTGCTTGGAAATCAGCATCGAATATGATTCTGAggatgagcaggaggcaggcGGCGGGGGTGTCAGCATCACCAGCTCCTGCTACCTCAGAGACGGGGAGGCCTGGGGCACGGCACCCATAGGAAGGTCCAGGGGAGCTCTGAAGGCCAATTCAGGCCCCAACCCCTACCCACGCCTCCCGGCCTGGGAGAGAGGGGAGCCAGAGCGGAGAGGCTGCAGTGCGACTGGCAGAGCCAAGGAGCCAGCCTCCCGG GCAACAGAGATTGGAGAGCCCAGAGGGCAGGACAGGTCTGGGCAGAGGGGCCCCCTTCGGAGAGGGGCCCGAGCCCCCAGGCCAGACACCACGGAGCTGG cccctccgaGGAGCCCCCCAGAAGAAGTGCTGGCTTACCAGGACCTGCCTGTCAGGGTCTTTGTGGCTCTGTTTGACTATGACCCTGTGTCAATGTCACCCAACCCGGATGCTGGGGAAGAGGAGCTCCCCTTCCGGGAGGGCCAGATCCTGAAG GTGTTTGGGGACAAGGATGCTGATGGCTTCTACCGGGGTGAAGGTGGAGGCCGGACGGGCTACATCCCCTGCAACATGGTGGCTGAGGTGGCTGTGGACACTCCTGCGGGGAGACAGCAGCTGTTTCAGCAGGGTTATTTGTCCCCAGATGTTCTCGTTGAGGGCTCAG CCCGAACAACTGGGCCTCCCCCCAAGCCCCGCCGCTCCAAGAAAG ctgagtcagaagGTCCTGTGCAGCCCTGTGCAG